From one Salinibacterium hongtaonis genomic stretch:
- the lgt gene encoding prolipoprotein diacylglyceryl transferase has translation MFVPSSIPSPDDSWRVFNFGEWIRSLGLEWFSLDISIHAYALCILVGIFFAGWLTNRRLTARGAEPWIVIDICLFAVPLGIVGARIFHVLTHPDDYFAAGANPWAVLYVWEGGIAIFGALLGGAVGALIGCRLTGIKFWTFADALAPGLLLAQAFGRFGNWFNQELFGLPTNLPWGLEISPDNPAFPPGLPADTLFHPTFLYEVLWNLAGVAVLLLVERRIHRNATTGRFTQGEFRLQWGRLFGLYLVWYGAGRIVWESIRIDPSEIFWGIRTNVWAAIAAVVLGLIIIVVRGRMHPGLETSPYADGRTWVPAGEVHSDHTFSDDDSDYKVVGASTDDSETGHIEQSATSGSSNSPQNP, from the coding sequence GTGTTCGTCCCATCAAGTATTCCCAGCCCGGACGACAGCTGGCGGGTCTTCAACTTCGGCGAGTGGATTCGCAGCCTTGGTCTCGAGTGGTTCTCGCTCGATATCTCAATCCACGCCTACGCCCTTTGCATCCTCGTCGGCATCTTTTTCGCTGGCTGGCTCACTAACCGCCGATTGACGGCGCGCGGCGCAGAGCCCTGGATCGTCATCGACATCTGTCTCTTCGCAGTGCCCCTCGGCATCGTCGGCGCCCGCATCTTTCACGTGCTCACGCATCCTGACGACTATTTCGCGGCCGGAGCCAACCCGTGGGCGGTGCTCTACGTCTGGGAAGGCGGTATCGCCATCTTCGGCGCGCTCCTGGGCGGTGCTGTCGGCGCGCTCATTGGCTGCCGCCTCACGGGAATCAAGTTCTGGACTTTTGCGGATGCGCTGGCCCCTGGTCTGCTTCTCGCCCAGGCCTTCGGGCGGTTCGGCAACTGGTTCAACCAGGAACTCTTCGGCCTGCCCACCAATCTGCCCTGGGGCCTCGAGATTTCCCCCGACAACCCGGCCTTCCCTCCCGGGCTGCCTGCCGACACGCTCTTCCACCCCACATTCCTCTACGAAGTGCTGTGGAACCTCGCCGGTGTCGCGGTCTTGCTCCTCGTCGAGCGCAGAATTCACCGCAACGCGACTACCGGCCGCTTCACCCAGGGAGAATTCCGACTCCAGTGGGGTCGCCTCTTCGGGTTGTACCTGGTCTGGTACGGCGCTGGACGCATTGTGTGGGAGTCGATCCGCATCGATCCGAGCGAGATCTTCTGGGGCATCAGAACGAACGTCTGGGCCGCTATCGCCGCTGTCGTTCTCGGACTCATCATCATCGTTGTGCGGGGACGCATGCATCCTGGCCTCGAAACGAGTCCATACGCCGATGGTCGCACGTGGGTGCCCGCTGGTGAGGTACACTCTGACCACACGTTTTCGGATGATGACAGCGACTACAAGGTCGTAGGCGCGTCCACCGATGATTCCGAGACGGGTCACATAGAGCAGTCCGCCACAAGCGGCTCCAGTAATTCACCCCAGAACCCGTAG
- a CDS encoding DUF6704 family protein, translating into MSDEYADPGHGHSPAAWTAVIIMLIAFTAGTVAFWFDQPILVVASAGLLVVGAIVGWIMARAGYGAGGSRSTPKDH; encoded by the coding sequence GTGAGCGACGAATACGCAGACCCCGGCCATGGACATTCGCCGGCAGCATGGACCGCGGTGATCATCATGCTCATCGCGTTCACGGCAGGCACGGTCGCATTCTGGTTCGACCAGCCCATCTTGGTTGTGGCATCAGCTGGCCTCCTCGTCGTCGGCGCGATCGTCGGATGGATCATGGCCCGCGCTGGCTATGGCGCTGGCGGATCGCGCTCCACGCCCAAGGACCACTGA
- the trpC gene encoding indole-3-glycerol phosphate synthase TrpC, translated as MLDDLLAGAIADAAERRVLRPLAAVEADALNQRPAIDALEALAPADRVRIIAEVKRASPSRGAMADIPDPAALAVSYEHGGASAISVLTEGRRFGGSLEDLVAVRSAVSIPVLRKDFIGEPYQVFEARAAGADLVLLIVAALEQERLQSLYTLIRQLGMTALVETHSSDEVARALDIGAGLVGVNARNLSTFELDQNLFGSLADQIPSGVIRVAESAVKTSDDVAHYRAAGADVVLVGEALVTQGDPMRTLQEFLA; from the coding sequence GTGCTTGACGATCTCCTCGCCGGGGCCATCGCCGACGCCGCCGAGCGACGCGTTCTGCGACCTCTGGCTGCAGTCGAGGCTGATGCGCTGAATCAGCGCCCGGCAATCGATGCGCTAGAAGCTCTAGCCCCCGCTGATCGGGTCAGGATTATCGCCGAGGTCAAGCGCGCGAGTCCGTCGCGCGGGGCCATGGCCGACATTCCCGACCCTGCTGCCCTCGCTGTCTCCTATGAACACGGCGGTGCCAGCGCAATCAGCGTGTTGACGGAGGGCCGCCGATTTGGTGGTTCGCTCGAAGACCTCGTGGCGGTTCGTTCTGCGGTCTCGATTCCCGTGCTGCGCAAAGATTTCATCGGAGAGCCTTACCAGGTCTTCGAAGCGCGGGCTGCGGGAGCTGACCTTGTGCTCTTGATCGTGGCTGCTCTGGAACAGGAACGTTTGCAGTCGTTGTACACGCTCATCAGGCAGCTCGGAATGACGGCCTTGGTCGAAACGCACAGTTCCGACGAGGTCGCTCGCGCTCTCGATATCGGCGCTGGCCTGGTCGGCGTTAATGCGCGCAACCTCAGCACGTTCGAATTGGACCAGAACCTATTCGGGAGCCTTGCAGATCAGATTCCTTCGGGCGTCATCCGCGTTGCTGAGTCCGCCGTCAAGACCTCGGACGACGTGGCGCACTATCGCGCTGCCGGTGCCGACGTAGTCCTTGTCGGTGAGGCGCTGGTCACTCAGGGTGATCCCATGCGCACACTGCAGGAATTTCTGGCTTAG
- a CDS encoding anthranilate synthase component I, with the protein MNDSTTREHFDSLIADHRVIPVIRELFADGETPVGIYRKLADGRPGSFLLESAEQGGIWSRFSFIGIGSFGVLTSDGGHARWIDYGLSADRALGETWPSGPLDAVDHLHRRWATPKVAGHPPLTGGLVGFIGWEAVRQIERLPDAPPADYAIPGQALTFVSELAVMDHRTGSVLLVAAALNDGVDTADALWHDAQGRLDALQKKLAQPSEAWLAEVDLSIAPEPTPRIQPEDFFAAVEKSKKFIRDGDVFQVVISQRFDHDAIAEPIDVYRVLRTLNPSPYMYLLALAGVDGEPYWVVGSSPEALVKVEDGRVFSHPIAGSRPRGATPEADTTLADDLLGDPKERAEHLMLVDLARNDLQKVCDPGSVEVTEFMQVERYSHIMHLVSSVEGNLRAGVSPLEVFRATFPAGTLSGAPKPRALEIIDELEVAQRGLYGGVVGYFGLGGDVDLAIAIRTTTISQGVARVQAGAGLVADSDPASEHQEARNKAAAPLRAVAVANAMKRIPNG; encoded by the coding sequence ATGAATGATTCAACGACCCGCGAGCATTTTGACTCGCTTATCGCCGACCACAGGGTAATCCCGGTCATCCGTGAGCTCTTCGCCGACGGAGAGACCCCCGTGGGCATATACCGCAAGCTGGCGGATGGACGCCCCGGGTCCTTTCTGCTGGAATCGGCGGAACAGGGCGGCATCTGGTCGCGCTTTTCGTTCATTGGCATCGGGTCGTTCGGGGTTCTCACGAGCGATGGGGGTCACGCGCGTTGGATTGACTACGGGCTTTCGGCCGACCGCGCTCTCGGCGAGACATGGCCATCTGGGCCTCTCGACGCGGTCGACCACCTTCATCGTCGCTGGGCCACCCCCAAGGTTGCCGGGCATCCGCCGCTGACCGGGGGCCTTGTCGGGTTCATTGGTTGGGAGGCCGTGCGCCAGATCGAGCGCCTGCCCGATGCGCCGCCAGCCGATTACGCCATTCCCGGCCAGGCGCTCACCTTCGTCTCGGAGCTCGCGGTAATGGATCACCGAACAGGCTCAGTGCTGCTTGTCGCGGCGGCCCTGAACGATGGTGTCGATACCGCGGATGCTCTCTGGCACGACGCACAGGGCCGTCTTGATGCGCTGCAGAAGAAGCTGGCCCAGCCCTCAGAGGCGTGGCTCGCCGAGGTCGACCTGTCGATCGCACCCGAGCCCACTCCGCGCATCCAGCCAGAAGATTTCTTCGCCGCCGTCGAGAAGTCAAAAAAGTTCATCCGCGATGGGGATGTTTTCCAAGTCGTTATCTCGCAGCGCTTCGACCATGACGCCATCGCGGAACCTATCGACGTCTATCGGGTTCTGCGCACGCTGAACCCCAGCCCGTACATGTATCTCCTGGCTCTCGCCGGAGTCGATGGTGAGCCATATTGGGTTGTCGGATCGTCCCCCGAGGCGCTCGTGAAGGTCGAAGACGGCCGCGTGTTCAGCCATCCCATCGCCGGATCGCGTCCGCGAGGTGCCACTCCCGAGGCCGATACGACCCTCGCCGACGATCTGCTGGGAGATCCCAAGGAGCGCGCGGAGCACCTGATGCTCGTCGACCTCGCTCGCAACGATCTTCAGAAGGTGTGCGACCCCGGGTCAGTCGAGGTCACGGAGTTCATGCAGGTCGAGCGCTACAGCCACATCATGCATTTGGTGTCGAGCGTTGAGGGCAACCTTCGCGCCGGTGTTTCGCCGCTCGAGGTATTCCGCGCAACGTTCCCGGCTGGCACGCTCTCGGGGGCGCCCAAGCCGCGGGCTCTCGAGATCATCGACGAACTCGAAGTTGCCCAGCGCGGCCTTTATGGCGGCGTTGTCGGCTATTTCGGGCTCGGCGGCGATGTCGACCTGGCCATCGCCATCCGCACCACCACGATCTCTCAGGGCGTTGCGAGGGTGCAGGCAGGGGCGGGACTCGTCGCCGATTCAGACCCAGCCTCGGAGCATCAGGAAGCCAGAAACAAAGCTGCCGCTCCGCTTCGGGCGGTTGCCGTCGCAAACGCGATGAAACGCATTCCTAATGGTTGA
- the trpA gene encoding tryptophan synthase subunit alpha, translated as MTTTSIPTVSAAISTRRDAGSGALIGYLPVGFPDLQTSIDAAVALAENGVDVLELGVPYSDPVMDGLVIQKATQQALEQGFRLRDVFTAVEAIRSRVDIPVLVMTYWNPVVQYGVDRFADDLVSAGGSGLITPDITPDSAADWIATSDRTGLDRVFLAAPTSTDARLRDTVAATRGFVYAVSTMGITGLRVDLDAAARTLVARLTDAGSTTTCVGIGISTPDQVNQVLHYADGAIVGSVLVKSLAEDGIAGLVRTASALARGTSLV; from the coding sequence ATGACCACGACATCTATCCCGACGGTGTCGGCGGCTATTTCAACGCGACGAGATGCCGGGTCCGGCGCTCTCATCGGTTACCTGCCTGTAGGCTTCCCCGACCTGCAGACGAGCATCGACGCCGCCGTTGCCCTTGCCGAAAACGGCGTGGATGTTCTCGAGTTGGGAGTGCCATACTCCGACCCCGTCATGGATGGCCTCGTCATCCAAAAGGCGACGCAGCAGGCGCTCGAGCAGGGCTTTCGCCTCCGCGATGTCTTCACAGCCGTTGAGGCAATCCGCTCGCGAGTAGATATTCCTGTCCTCGTGATGACCTATTGGAACCCTGTCGTGCAGTACGGCGTCGACCGCTTCGCGGACGACCTTGTCTCCGCCGGCGGCTCGGGCCTCATCACACCAGACATCACCCCCGATTCGGCCGCAGATTGGATCGCGACGAGCGATAGGACCGGTCTCGACCGAGTCTTTCTTGCCGCTCCGACATCGACCGATGCACGCCTGCGGGATACCGTCGCCGCGACCCGCGGTTTCGTCTATGCGGTGTCGACGATGGGCATTACCGGCCTCCGCGTTGACCTGGATGCCGCAGCCCGCACCCTGGTGGCGCGTCTGACAGACGCCGGTTCCACTACGACATGCGTTGGCATCGGCATCTCCACTCCGGACCAGGTCAATCAAGTGCTGCACTACGCCGACGGGGCCATTGTCGGTTCGGTGCTCGTTAAATCTTTGGCAGAAGACGGCATCGCCGGTCTCGTTCGCACCGCGAGCGCACTCGCGCGCGGCACTAGTCTGGTCTAA
- the gltB gene encoding glutamate synthase large subunit, whose product MSHPNPFTRFSSVPAASGLYDPTQERDACGLAMVATLRGTPGHDIIETALEALRNLEHRGAIGSDAGTGDGAGIITQIPDAFFRAVAGFPLPPMGSYAVGMAFLPESASEREAEKRGIEALAAEEGLEVLGWRTVPVSPDNLGNLARQAMPAFEQLFVAAHATADEKRLSGVELDRVTFRLRKRAERTLGSYFPSLSSRTLVYKGMVTTLQLEPFYPDLSDERFTSRLALVHSRYSTNTFPSWPLAQPFRMIAHNGEINTVQGNRNWMRARQSQLSSELLGDLAPLMPIVSPGASDSASFDEVVELLSLSGRSLPHAMMMMVPEAYENQVDIDPDLRAFYEYHSMLMEPWDGPAALVFTDGSMVGATLDRNGLRPGRFLITDDGLVVLASEIGVLDIEPSRVVRKGRLRPGKMFLVDTAEGRLIEDDEIKSELAAAKPWQEWLDAGRINLKDLPEREHIVHTPASVTRRLRTFGYTEEEVRILVRPMAENGAEPIGAMGSDTPIAVLSERPRLLFDYFTQQFAQVTNPPLDSIREEVVTSLRGGLGPERNLLDATPEHAYQVALDFPVIDNDELAKIQHIDSTPGNRTTTTIRGLYRFDEGKDALRNRLAAICAEVDDALERGAKFIVLSDRDSNKDLAPIPSLLLLSTVHHHLIRAENRLKVGLIVEAGDVREVHHVALLVGYGASAINPYLVMETAEELVRSGAITGMTAEKAVKNVIKALGKGVLKIMSKMGISVVGSYIGAQAFEAVGLAQDFVAEYFTGTTTKLGGIGLEAVAAENLARHYSAYPEEGTSRAHERLSTGGEYQWRREGPPHLFNPDTIFRLQHSTRTRRYDIFREYTKLVDDQTANLMTLRGLFALKTGSRPAVPIDEVESVADIVKRFNTGAMSYGSISQEAHETLAIAMNRLGGRSNTGEGGEDVERLLDPERRSAIKQVASGRFGVTSMYLTHATDIQIKMAQGAKPGEGGQLPAGKVYPWIARTRHGTAGVGLISPPPHHDIYSIEDLKQLIFDVKRANPSARVHVKLVSQNGIGAVAAGVSKALADVVLVSGHDGGTGASPLNSLKHAGTPWELGLAETQQTLMLNGMRDRVVVQVDGQLKTGRDVIVAALLGAEEFGFATAPLVVSGCIMMRVCHLDTCPVGVATQNPELRERFTGKAEYVVNFFEFIAQEIREYLSELGFRTLEEAIGHRELLDMDRAVSHWKADGLDLSPILVGPDFGPDEPLTNRVGQDHELDKHFDVELIRLAQAAIDGGEPVSVDLPIRNTERAVGTMLGHHVTLRHGAQGLPENSITVNLRGSAGQSLGAFLPSGITIRLEGDTNDYVGKGLSGGSIVVRPDRESVFPAELNVIAGNVIGYGATQGSMFIRGRVGERFLVRNSGAIGVVEGVGDHALEYMTGGLAVILGSTGRNLGAGMSGGTAYVYDLRAERVNRESLATGELELQPLGSGDVVILTDMLERHRDETGSPVAARMLANIDETVERFVKVMPRDYAAVIATREAAIIEGLDPDGDVVWERIMEVTGG is encoded by the coding sequence ATGTCGCATCCCAATCCCTTCACCCGGTTCAGTAGCGTTCCCGCTGCGTCCGGATTGTACGATCCCACTCAGGAGCGCGACGCGTGTGGCCTGGCGATGGTGGCAACGCTCCGGGGAACACCCGGGCACGACATCATCGAGACTGCACTAGAGGCACTACGCAATCTGGAACACCGCGGGGCTATCGGCTCTGACGCCGGCACCGGCGACGGCGCGGGAATCATCACGCAGATCCCGGATGCTTTCTTTCGTGCCGTCGCAGGCTTCCCGCTTCCGCCGATGGGGAGTTATGCCGTCGGCATGGCGTTCTTGCCCGAATCCGCTTCGGAGCGCGAGGCGGAGAAGCGCGGCATTGAGGCGTTGGCTGCCGAGGAGGGCCTCGAGGTCCTCGGCTGGCGCACTGTGCCGGTCTCACCAGACAATCTCGGCAACCTTGCCCGCCAAGCGATGCCGGCGTTCGAGCAGCTGTTTGTCGCGGCGCATGCAACAGCCGACGAGAAGCGTCTTTCGGGCGTTGAGCTCGACCGGGTCACATTCCGGCTGCGCAAGCGGGCCGAACGTACGCTCGGTTCTTACTTCCCCTCGCTCAGCAGCCGCACCCTCGTCTACAAGGGCATGGTCACGACGCTCCAGCTTGAGCCGTTCTACCCCGATCTCTCCGACGAGCGCTTCACCTCGCGTCTTGCTCTCGTGCACTCGCGGTACTCAACGAACACGTTCCCTTCGTGGCCCCTCGCTCAGCCCTTCCGCATGATCGCGCACAACGGCGAGATCAACACAGTGCAGGGCAACCGCAACTGGATGCGGGCTCGCCAATCTCAGCTCTCGTCCGAGTTGTTGGGCGACCTTGCTCCCCTCATGCCCATCGTCAGCCCCGGCGCAAGCGACTCGGCATCGTTTGATGAGGTCGTTGAGCTCCTGAGCCTCTCGGGGCGTTCGCTCCCTCACGCCATGATGATGATGGTCCCCGAGGCGTACGAGAACCAGGTCGACATCGACCCCGATCTTCGGGCTTTCTACGAGTACCACTCGATGCTCATGGAGCCGTGGGATGGACCAGCCGCCCTCGTGTTTACCGACGGGAGTATGGTCGGCGCAACACTCGACCGCAACGGGCTCCGTCCCGGCCGGTTCCTCATCACCGACGACGGGCTCGTTGTGCTCGCGAGCGAAATCGGTGTTCTCGACATCGAGCCAAGCCGCGTCGTTCGCAAGGGACGTCTTCGCCCCGGCAAGATGTTCCTCGTCGACACCGCTGAGGGTCGGCTTATCGAGGATGACGAGATCAAGAGTGAACTTGCCGCGGCCAAGCCGTGGCAAGAGTGGCTCGACGCTGGTCGCATCAATCTCAAGGACCTTCCCGAGCGCGAGCACATCGTGCACACCCCGGCATCGGTAACCCGCCGCCTGCGTACCTTCGGATACACAGAAGAAGAGGTTCGAATCCTGGTCAGGCCCATGGCGGAGAACGGCGCAGAGCCGATCGGCGCGATGGGTTCCGACACCCCGATCGCAGTGTTGTCGGAGCGCCCACGCCTGCTATTTGACTACTTCACTCAGCAGTTCGCCCAGGTGACGAACCCGCCTCTGGATTCGATCCGCGAAGAGGTCGTTACCTCCCTGCGCGGCGGCCTCGGCCCCGAGCGCAACCTTCTGGATGCGACTCCGGAGCACGCGTACCAGGTCGCCCTCGACTTTCCCGTCATCGACAACGATGAGCTGGCCAAGATTCAGCACATCGACTCGACCCCGGGCAATCGAACGACCACGACCATCCGCGGCCTGTATCGCTTCGACGAGGGCAAAGACGCGCTTCGCAACCGCCTCGCGGCAATCTGCGCAGAGGTGGACGACGCGCTGGAGCGCGGGGCAAAGTTCATCGTGCTCTCCGACCGTGACTCGAACAAAGATCTCGCGCCGATTCCATCGCTGCTGTTGCTTTCGACGGTTCACCATCACCTCATCCGCGCTGAGAACCGGCTCAAGGTCGGCCTCATCGTCGAAGCGGGCGATGTCCGCGAAGTTCACCATGTAGCCCTTCTCGTGGGGTACGGCGCCTCGGCAATCAACCCGTACCTGGTAATGGAGACGGCCGAGGAGCTTGTTCGCAGCGGGGCCATTACCGGGATGACAGCCGAGAAGGCCGTCAAGAACGTGATCAAGGCGCTCGGCAAGGGCGTGCTCAAGATCATGTCCAAGATGGGCATCTCCGTCGTTGGTTCCTATATCGGCGCTCAGGCGTTCGAAGCTGTCGGCCTCGCCCAGGACTTCGTCGCCGAATACTTCACGGGAACGACGACCAAGCTCGGCGGCATCGGTCTTGAAGCTGTTGCCGCAGAGAATCTGGCCCGCCACTACTCGGCCTACCCCGAGGAGGGTACGTCGCGGGCGCACGAGCGTCTGTCGACGGGCGGCGAGTACCAGTGGCGCAGGGAGGGCCCGCCCCACCTGTTCAACCCGGACACGATCTTCCGCCTGCAGCACTCAACGCGCACTCGCCGCTACGACATCTTCCGCGAATACACCAAGCTCGTGGATGACCAGACGGCCAATCTCATGACCCTGCGTGGTCTGTTCGCCCTCAAAACCGGTTCGCGACCCGCAGTACCGATCGACGAGGTCGAGTCGGTGGCAGACATCGTCAAGCGCTTCAACACGGGCGCGATGAGCTACGGCTCGATCAGCCAGGAGGCGCACGAGACCCTGGCGATCGCCATGAACCGTCTTGGCGGAAGAAGCAACACGGGTGAGGGCGGCGAGGATGTCGAGCGGCTGCTCGACCCCGAGCGCCGCAGCGCCATCAAGCAGGTTGCGTCCGGCCGATTCGGCGTTACCAGCATGTATCTCACTCATGCGACCGACATTCAGATCAAGATGGCGCAGGGCGCTAAGCCGGGAGAGGGCGGGCAGCTTCCCGCTGGCAAGGTCTATCCCTGGATCGCGCGCACCCGTCACGGCACCGCGGGCGTCGGCCTTATTTCGCCGCCGCCACACCACGACATCTACTCGATCGAAGACCTCAAGCAACTGATTTTCGATGTCAAGCGCGCTAACCCGTCCGCCCGCGTTCACGTCAAGCTCGTGAGCCAGAACGGGATCGGCGCGGTTGCGGCCGGAGTCTCGAAGGCGTTGGCCGATGTCGTGCTGGTGTCGGGGCATGACGGCGGCACGGGCGCGAGCCCGCTTAACTCCCTGAAGCACGCAGGAACGCCTTGGGAGCTGGGTCTCGCCGAAACTCAGCAGACCCTCATGCTCAATGGCATGCGCGATCGTGTCGTCGTGCAGGTCGATGGCCAGCTCAAGACCGGCCGCGACGTTATCGTTGCCGCTCTGCTGGGAGCCGAGGAGTTTGGCTTTGCCACGGCCCCTCTCGTTGTTTCAGGGTGCATCATGATGCGCGTGTGCCACCTCGACACGTGCCCCGTCGGTGTCGCGACCCAGAACCCCGAGCTGCGTGAGCGGTTCACGGGCAAGGCGGAGTACGTCGTCAACTTCTTCGAGTTCATTGCGCAGGAGATCCGCGAGTACCTTTCGGAGCTCGGCTTCCGCACCCTTGAGGAGGCAATCGGCCACCGCGAGCTTCTCGACATGGATCGCGCAGTCTCCCACTGGAAGGCCGATGGCCTCGACCTGAGCCCGATCCTTGTCGGACCGGACTTTGGCCCGGATGAGCCGCTAACGAACCGAGTCGGACAGGACCACGAACTCGACAAGCACTTCGATGTCGAACTCATCCGCCTGGCTCAGGCGGCCATTGATGGGGGAGAGCCGGTTTCGGTCGACCTTCCCATCCGCAATACGGAGCGTGCGGTCGGCACGATGCTGGGTCACCACGTGACCCTTCGCCACGGTGCGCAGGGATTGCCGGAGAACTCGATCACGGTGAACCTGCGCGGTTCGGCAGGACAGTCGCTTGGCGCCTTCCTCCCGTCGGGAATCACGATCAGGCTTGAGGGCGACACCAACGACTACGTGGGCAAGGGTCTGTCGGGCGGCAGCATCGTCGTCCGGCCAGACCGTGAGAGCGTCTTCCCCGCTGAGTTGAACGTGATTGCCGGCAACGTCATCGGTTACGGCGCAACGCAGGGCAGCATGTTTATCCGCGGACGAGTCGGCGAGCGGTTCCTGGTGCGCAACTCCGGAGCGATCGGCGTGGTCGAGGGCGTTGGTGACCACGCGCTCGAGTACATGACCGGCGGACTCGCCGTCATCCTCGGCTCCACGGGGCGCAACCTCGGAGCGGGAATGTCGGGCGGAACCGCCTACGTTTACGACCTGCGGGCCGAGCGAGTCAACCGTGAGTCACTCGCGACAGGAGAACTGGAACTGCAGCCTCTGGGTAGCGGTGATGTGGTTATTCTGACCGACATGCTGGAGCGTCACCGCGACGAAACCGGCTCACCGGTTGCCGCACGGATGCTCGCCAACATCGACGAGACCGTCGAACGCTTCGTCAAGGTGATGCCGCGGGACTACGCCGCCGTCATCGCTACCCGCGAAGCCGCAATCATTGAAGGACTTGACCCCGATGGCGACGTCGTCTGGGAGCGCATCATGGAGGTTACCGGTGGCTGA
- a CDS encoding Trp biosynthesis-associated membrane protein, with protein sequence MVDLRWAKPLALLLTLAGAAAGLGSWALVWFTIDLVPGAALADSIEVMGETAAPALAALSLAALALTAALAIAKTVLRVILAVIEIAIGIAMGVSAVAALVDPLAASLPAIATATGLEGHAAGLLAQSLTVTPWPYLALGGALIVVAAGVLVALTARRWPGASQRFDATPPASPQSGSSTPHGTPVSDWDSLSAGDDPTGTTDAR encoded by the coding sequence ATGGTTGATCTGCGGTGGGCTAAGCCCCTTGCTCTTCTCCTGACTCTCGCGGGCGCCGCAGCGGGGCTCGGCAGTTGGGCGCTCGTGTGGTTCACGATCGACCTCGTGCCGGGAGCAGCACTGGCAGATTCGATCGAGGTTATGGGGGAGACCGCAGCGCCAGCGCTTGCCGCTCTCAGTCTTGCGGCGCTCGCACTCACGGCTGCGCTCGCAATTGCCAAGACGGTTCTCCGCGTGATTCTGGCGGTGATCGAGATCGCAATCGGCATCGCAATGGGCGTCTCGGCGGTGGCCGCGCTTGTCGACCCTCTGGCTGCATCCCTTCCCGCCATTGCAACGGCAACGGGCTTGGAGGGGCACGCCGCGGGCCTCTTGGCTCAGAGTCTGACCGTCACGCCGTGGCCGTATCTCGCGCTCGGCGGTGCGCTCATTGTCGTCGCTGCTGGAGTGCTCGTCGCGCTCACAGCGCGGCGGTGGCCAGGCGCGTCGCAGCGCTTTGACGCAACTCCACCAGCCTCACCCCAGAGCGGTTCGTCCACACCACACGGCACACCTGTCTCTGACTGGGACAGCCTGAGCGCGGGCGACGACCCAACCGGCACCACAGACGCACGATAG
- the trpB gene encoding tryptophan synthase subunit beta — MALRDESGPYFGEYGGRYMPEALVAAIDEITAAWQQSRTDPDFQAELAELHRTYTGRPSIITEVPRFAEHAGGARIILKREDLNHTGSHKINNVLGQALLTKRLGKTRVIAETGAGQHGVATATAAALFGLECTVYMGEVDTQRQALNVARMRLLGAEVVSVTTGSRTLKDAINEAYREWVTSVETTNYVFGTAAGPHPFPAMVRDFQKIIGEEAREQVLALTGKLPDVVTACVGGGSNAIGIFHAFLDDPSVRLVGIEAAGDGVDTERHAASIERGRPGILHGARSYLLQDDDGQTIESHSISAGLDYPGVGPEHAWLADLGRAEYQPATDTEAMEALRLLSRTEGIIPAIESAHALAGALRLGRELGPEATILVNLSGRGDKDVATAGRWFDLFDEGARQE, encoded by the coding sequence ATGGCACTTCGTGACGAGTCAGGCCCGTACTTCGGCGAGTACGGGGGACGGTATATGCCCGAGGCCCTTGTGGCCGCGATCGACGAGATCACCGCAGCGTGGCAACAGTCGCGCACGGACCCTGATTTTCAGGCCGAGCTTGCCGAGTTGCACCGCACCTACACGGGGCGGCCCTCGATCATCACCGAGGTGCCGCGTTTTGCCGAGCACGCGGGGGGCGCGCGCATCATTCTCAAGCGCGAAGATCTCAACCACACGGGGTCCCACAAGATCAACAATGTGCTTGGCCAGGCCCTACTTACCAAGCGATTGGGCAAGACTCGCGTTATTGCTGAGACGGGTGCCGGTCAGCATGGGGTCGCGACGGCTACTGCCGCTGCGCTGTTCGGGCTTGAGTGCACCGTCTACATGGGCGAGGTCGACACGCAGCGTCAGGCTCTGAACGTCGCGCGGATGCGTCTGCTCGGCGCCGAGGTCGTTTCGGTGACGACGGGCTCGCGAACGCTCAAGGACGCGATCAACGAGGCCTATCGCGAATGGGTTACCTCGGTCGAGACCACCAACTATGTTTTCGGAACCGCTGCTGGGCCGCACCCCTTCCCTGCGATGGTCCGCGATTTTCAGAAGATCATCGGCGAGGAGGCTCGCGAGCAGGTCTTAGCTCTCACCGGCAAGCTTCCCGATGTCGTCACCGCTTGCGTCGGTGGCGGATCGAACGCCATCGGCATCTTCCACGCCTTTCTCGATGACCCCAGCGTGCGCTTGGTCGGCATTGAGGCAGCGGGCGACGGAGTCGACACCGAGCGACACGCTGCATCGATCGAACGCGGGCGGCCCGGCATCCTTCATGGCGCCAGGAGCTACCTCCTCCAGGACGATGATGGTCAAACGATCGAATCCCACTCGATCTCGGCCGGTCTTGACTACCCCGGCGTTGGGCCTGAACATGCCTGGCTCGCCGACCTCGGTCGCGCCGAGTATCAGCCAGCGACTGACACCGAGGCAATGGAAGCCCTTCGGCTCCTCAGCCGCACCGAGGGCATCATCCCCGCCATCGAATCCGCACACGCTCTCGCGGGTGCACTGCGCCTCGGGCGCGAGCTCGGCCCGGAGGCCACGATTCTCGTGAACCTCAGCGGTCGTGGCGATAAGGACGTTGCTACCGCTGGCCGTTGGTTCGATCTTTTTGATGAGGGAGCACGCCAGGAATGA